The DNA segment GCCGCCGAGATAGACCGGCGCCGAGACCTGGGGCCATGCCGTTGATTCCTCGGCGATCATGGTGACTCCGGGATAATAGGAATATATCACCTCGTTGAGCTTCCTGATGAACTCGATGGCCTCGATGTTCTCCTTGCCCCCGTACTTGTTGGGAATCCACTGGCCCGGCTGCCGGGAGTAGTCCAGGTAGAGCATTGAGGCCACGGCGTCGATGCGCAGGCCGTCCAGGTGGTACTTGTCAATCCAGAAGAGCGCGTTTGCGAGGAGGAAGTTCTTTACCTCGTTTCTCCCGTAATTGAAGATCAGCGTGCCCCAGTCCTGGTGCTCTCCCTTGCGGGGGTCCGCATGCTCATAAAGGCCCGTGCCGTCATACCAGGCAAGGGCATGGGCATCCTTGGGGAAATGGGCCGGCACCCAGTCCAGCAGGATGCCCACGTCATTCTGATGGCAGTAGTCAACAAAGTACATGAAATCCTCGGGGGTCCCGTATCGGCTTGTGGGCGAGAAATAGCCCGAGACCTGGTATCCCCAGGAGCCGCCGAAGGGATGCTCCGCGATGGGAAGAAGCTCTATATGAGTATAGCCCATCTCCTTGACATACTCCACGAGCTTGTGGGCAAGCTCCCTGTAAGTGAGCACCCTGTTATCATCCTCAGGAATCCTCATCCATGAGCCGAGATGGACCTCGTAAATGGACATGGGCTCATTGTGGTAGTCCTTTTTCTTCCTTGCCTCTATCCATTTGCCGTCATGCCATTTATGCTTTTCAATGTCATAGACGTAGGAGGCCGTGTTGGGAACCAGTTCCGTGCAGAAGGCGTAGGGGTCCATCTTCATGATTACCTGGCGGCGCGCCGAGAAAATCTCGTACTTGTAGAGGAGGCCCTCCTTGAGCCCGGGAATGAAGATCTCCCATATGCCGGAGCTTCCGCGCAGGCGCATCATGTGCCTTCTCCCGTCCCAGTTGTTGAAATTGCCCACGACACTCACCCTTCTCGCCGTCGGGGCCCACACGGCGAAAAGGACTCCCTCGACGCCACCGATGTTCATGGTGTGGGCGCCCAGCCTGTTGTAGGCATAATGAAGGTTCCCCTCGTTGTAGAGGTAAAGGTCTTCCTCGGAAATCACGGGCAGAAAGGAATAAGGGTCCCTGAACACAAGGGTCGCGCCCTCGCTGTCAATGGTCTTGATGCTGTATGAGAAAAGCTTATCCCTGTCCAGGAATATGCGCTCATAGAAGCCGTAGGGATGGACTTTCTCCATCTCGTACTCCTTGTTGCGGTCATTATCGACGATGAAAGCCGATTCAATGTCGGGCAGGTAAGTCCTCACCGACACGATTGTCTTGTTGTCGTGCTTTATCTCGTGGCCCCCCAGCACGGTGAATGGGTCGCGGAGATCGGCATAGATGACGCTGTAAATCTGATCGAGGTTTGCCGTTGTCGCCATTTCCTTCACTTCTCCTTACTTTCCGGCTGCTGGCCGGTGGTTCTGTCTGCTGCCGGCGGTGATCCCCGGGCGGGGCACGCCGGTCATGAAACACTTCCCCATGGGAAGGCTTTCCTCCTCTCTCAAGAGAGGAACAGGAATTTCCCGGGAGGAATTAAAAGGAATGAAGGGAAGGGGAAATAAAATCACCAGGAGCATTTATGAGGTCATTGCCTTTCTCATTGCGCTCTCCCTCTTCATGGGGCCGCATGCCATGAAGAACGCCGCCGTTGCTGAAGAATCTTCCAGGCAGAGTGACTGGGCCTTTGTGGAAGATTTTGTGAACCGGCTCAGAAAGCACCGACCCCTGTGTACAAGCCAGGATGTCTATAAGGGCCTCTTTCAGTACGCCTGCGGTATCGAGCACCTCACACCATGCAGGGAAACAGCCATTGAAGCCCTCAGGAAGGAACTGGAAGCGGCCGCCCCCGCCGAATATCCGGGGGAGCCGATGATTGAGTTTCTCTCCGGGGACCTGCTGCTTTGCAGGCTCAATCTCAGGCCTTATAAGCACCACGGCGGCGACCCTGATCGCCTCTTTTCGGTGATGATGCGCTCCATGGAAAATTTCCGGCCTTCGCCGGGCCGCTTTGAGAGCCTCTGGGGTACCTACATGGATCTCGTGAGAGAAGGGCTCCTCGATTTTCCGGTGGAAGAGGCACGCTCTGTTGACAGTGAGGCAAAGAAGCACGATTATAAGAGAACCTTCAGCCATTCCCGGGTTTACAGGGAGCATTACAGACCCTCTTACCGGGTGATCCTCACGGAGTACCTTGAAGAGCTCTGGCGAACTGCTGAGAACAAAAAAGGGAAGTGAATACCATGGGAAAAACCTGCTCCCGTTGTGGCCGCGATAACAGGGATGACGCGAGGTACTGCGACATGTGCGCCGTAAGCCTCGTTGAAGGCGTTGGCGCCCCGGCGCCGGACATGCTCGACGAGGTGAAAAAAAACAGCATTGCCTGCGTAAAAGCCTGCATTGAGAGGGGATGCGATATAAACAGCAGCGATGATGAGGGCTACACAGCCCTTCATCACTCCGTCATCGACGCGCACCCGGAACTGGTCGAGGTGCTGCTGGCCAGCGGCGCCGACCCGGGGATTGCCAACAATGAAAAGCTCACGCCTCTCCATTCCGCAGTATTCAATAACCATCCGGGAATAGCCGGCATGCTTATCGCCGGAGGGGCCAGGGCTGACGCCCAGGACAAGGTGGGGTTCTCCCCTCTTCATATCGCCTCCATCACCGGTGAAGTGGGGATAATGGAAATGCTTGTCTTCGGCGGCGCCGACGTGAACATAAGGGACAGGCTGGGCTTCACTCCCCTCCATATTGCCGCCACCAGAGGGAATGTGGGGGCCGTGGAATTCCTGCTGAAGCACAAGGCCGACGTGAACGCCTGCCAGCACAACGGCATGACGCCTCTCCATTCTGCGGCCTTCTATGGGCAGCAGAAGGTAGCGGAGCTTCTCATCACCGGCGGCGCCGAAGTGAACGCTCATGACGAGCGGGGCACGACGCCTCTCAAGCTTGCCATACAGAAAGGCCATGAAGCGACGGCAGGTTTTCTGAGGATATACGGGGCCCTGTGAGGCCGGGGAAATTCTCCCGGCAGATTAAGGTTTCAGCGGGGCTGCAGGTAAGCAGGCCCTGTGAAGATAATATGATCAGGGAAGCTCAGAGGCGAGGGTAAATAACTGATGAATGAGAGGTACCGATAATGGCAAAAATCACTTTTCTCGGCGCTGCACAGACCGTCACGGGATCGAAGCACCTGCTCAGCCTGACAGGCCACAGAGTGATGGTGGACTGCGGATTATACCAGGGCCTTAAGCCTCTCAGGATGAGGAACTGGGAGCCATTTCCCCTCCCCCCTGACTCTATTGACGCCATTGTGCTCACCCACGCGCACATCGATCACTGCGGCTTCCTGCCGCGCCTTGCATTGCAGGGATTCCGTGGCAAGGTCTTTGCCACGCCGGCAACATGCGACATCACCAAGATTATGCTCCCCGATTCGGGAAGGCTCCAGGAAGAAGAAGCACGCTACGCCAACAAGGAGGGCGTCACGAAGCACAGCCCCGCCCTCCCGCTCTATACAGAGGAAGATGCCAAGCGCTGCCTCGCCCTCCTCTCCCCCGTGCCCTATGACAGGCCCTTTCTCCCTTTTGCCGGCCTTGAGCTCGCCTTCAGGGAAGCGGGGCACATACTGGGAAGCGCAATGGTTGAAGCCCGCTTCACGGAAGAAGGCAAAGCGACCACCGTCGTTTTCTCAGGGGATCTGGGAAGGCTGAGCGCCCCGATTCTCAGGGACCCGGCCACCATAAAGGAGGCTGACTTCCTGGTGCTGGAATCGACTTACGGCGACAGGCTTCACACCGATATTGACAGGAAACAAGCCCTGGCCGGGGCAATTGTGAATACCCTGAAAAGGAGGGGCGTGGTGCTTATCCCCTCCTTCGCGGTGGAGAGAACGCAGGAGCTCCTCTATATCCTTCACATCCTCAAGGCGCACAGGGATATTCCCAATGTCCCCGTGTATGTCGATTCTCCCATGGCGGTGAGCGTGACGAAAATATTCTCCCGCTACCGCGATCTTTATGACAGCGAGGCAAATGAGCTCATCAAGGCCGGCGAGGACATCATGGGCGCAACGACAATAAAATTCTGCCAGAGCGTCGAAGAGTCCAAGAAGCTGAACTCGCTCCAGGGCCCCATGATTATCCTCTCGGCGAGCGGAATGGCCACCGGGGGCAGGATCCTCCACCACCTGAAGACCAGGCTGGGCGACGCCAGGAACACGGTGCTCCTCGTGGGGTACCAGGCCGTGGGGACAAGGGGCAGGAGGCTCCAGGAAGGTGAAAAGTCCATAAAGATCTTCGGGGAGAAAGTTGACGTCAAGGCAGAGGTTGCCTCAATCGACGGCTTCTCATCCCATGCCGACTACGGCGAGATCATGTCATGGCTCTCTGGCTTCACCAGGGCCCCGAAGAAGGTCTTCCTGGTCCATGGCGAGGAGGCGTCCCTGGAAGGCCTCAAAAAGACCATCACGGAAAAGCTGGGCTGGGAGGTCCATGTGCCCGCCTACCAGGAGGAAGTGGCGCTGTAAAGAGAGGCAAAGCGCTACTCCTCCCTTACACCTCGTAGGACGCCTGGTGGGCCTTGGACTTCTTCAGGGCCTCGTACTGGGCCTCGAAGCCGGGCTTCCCGAGAAGGGCGAACATGTTTTTCTTGTAGCTCTCCACGCCGGGCTGGTTAAAGGGGTTCACTCCCAGCATATAGCCGCTCACGGCGCAGGCATACTCAAAGAGGTAGAAGAGCTGCCCCACGTAGTAGGGCGTGATGGCGGGGAGCTTTATGGTCATATTGGGCACCCCGCCCTCCTGGTGCGCAGCAGCCACGCCCTCGACGGCCGTGCTGTTCACGAAGTGAAGGGATTTCCCTTCAAGGTAGTTGAGATTGTCAAGGTTCTGGTCGTCGTGGGGGATGATCACCGAAGCCCTCTCTTCTTCAGACCAGAGGAATGTCTCAAAAAGATTTCTCACGCCATCCTGGATATACTGGCCCATCGAGTGAAGATCGGTGGTGAAGTCAAGGCTGTCAGGGTAGATCCCCTTGTTGTCCTTCCCCTCGCTTTCACCGAAGAGCTGCTTCCACCACTCGCCCATGTAGTGCAGGCCCGGCTCAAAGCTCGCCAGGATCTCGATTCCCTTGCCCTTCGAGAGGAGGAGGTTTCTTATCGCGGCATACATGCAGGGCACATTCTTGTTGAAGTCCGTTTCAGCAGCGAGTTTTACGGCATCCCTGGCGCCTTCCATCATCTGCTTGATGTCTATTCCCCCTACCGCAATGGGGAGCAAGCCCACGGGCGTGAGCACCGAATAGCGGCCGCCCACATCGTCGGGGATGACGAAGGTCTTGTAGCCCTCCCTGTCAGCGAGGCGCTTGAGGGCCCCCTTGGACTTGTCGGTGGTGGCTATGACTCTCCTCTTGGCCTCCTCCTTACCGAACTTGTTGATGTAAATATCCTTCAGGAGCCTGAAAGCGAGGGCAGGCTCAGTGGTGGTCCCCGACTTGGAGACGACATTGATGGTGATGCGGCGGCCTTTCAGGACATCCAGCAGATCGGCGAAATAGGCCGGCGATACCTCGCACCCCACGAAGTATATCCGCGGGAGCTGCGCTGCCGAGCTCGTGGAAGACTCGTTGTGAAAGTTGGATAGGAGGGCCGAGAGGGCGGCCCTGGCGCCCAGGTAGGATCCCCCGATGCCCAGCACCAGGAGGGCGTCGCTGTTTCCCCGTACTTCAAAGGCCGTCTTCTGGATGTCCTCAAGCTCAGCGGGATCCATCCTTGTGGGCAGATCGAGCCATCCCAGGTACTCCTTGCCGGGACCGCTCCTGGTGTCCACCGTCTCCTTGGCCTTCCGGACCTCAGGCGCGATCTTGTCAAAGTCCTGGGAGGAAAGAGTTTTCATGACCCTCGTATAGTCAAGCGTGATTTTTTTCATGGCTTCCGCCCCTTTCTTGTAGCTTTCCCGGGTAAATCCCGGCACCGGGAGAAAGGTGCCGGAGGGTACCAGTATTTCAAGAATCGTATCGATAATTCCTGTTATTCCCTATGGCAGCAGGCAGGCGGCCGGTCACAGAGGACCCGGCCCGCGGGAGAGGCGCCGTAGAGGGTATAATGCCCAAATGTTAACAATTCTTTTACATCACCTGCAGCGTCTCATGCTTTACTTGATGGCGTACTCATGTTACCATAGGGTTGAAGGGGTCTTACCCCCCGTATCCATGATTTTATGCCGGGAGCAAAAAGCATGAACCCTGTCAGCGGGAGCTACCAAGATTACAGCGGTCTCCCCGTTACCCCCCAGCCTCCCCAGAAAGCCCCTCCCGATGGCGCCCAGGGGCCTTCAGGCTCACTTCTTGATGAGACTGACGTGTACCAGGCTTCAGCTCTGCTGAAAGAGAAGGGCAAGGAAGAGGCAAAAAGAGGCCAGGACCTTGCCGCCGCGGGAGAAAAGAAGGTTGACGCCGGCATCGAAAATATCGGCAAGGCCGCCGAGCTCAGTGAAACCGGGGAGCAGGAGAAGGCAAAAGCAGAGAAGCTCCTTTCCAAGGCAGGCAAAAAAGAAGCCCACGGAACAAAGCTCGTCCAGGAAGGCCTGGCCCAGAAAGAGAAAGGAGCCGCCAAGGAATCCCGGGGCATTGCCCATATCCGCGAGGGAATCCTCATGGATGAGGAAGGCGACAAGGCAAAGCGCAAGGGAATAAGAGGCGTCGAGTGCGGCCTGAGGAGAGAGGACAAGGCGGAAGGGCTCCAGAAAGAGGGCGTTACCTTTATCACCCAGGGAATCTTTGAAGAGGAACAGGCCGAAGCGGTAAAACAGCAGAGCATTGGCACGATAGAAGACTCCATAGGCAAGGGTAAAGAGGCGGAGCTCAAGGAGAAGGAGGCCCTCAGTGGCCTCCAGGACGGAGCTGACAAGGAATCGAACGGGATATCGCTCAAGGACGAGGGCCTCTCCCTTTACAATGAGGGCCTGGAAAAGACCACGCAGGGCGAAGCCCTTCTCAGCCACGCAAAAGCCGATTTTCAGAAAGCCCAGGACCTTGAGGTTGACGCAAGAGACAAGGCCGTGCAAGCCTCATATCTCAAGGAGGGCGCCGCAGGCAAAGAAAAGAAGAGCGTCGAGGTGATGAACGAGGCGCAGAACCTCTGGAATGAGTCCGAGGTAGTAGCGGCAAAGGCCAGGGAAGCCCTTAAGGTGGCTGCAAAAGACCGTGCCATGAGGGAAAAGCTTTACCAGGAAGGCCAGTACTGGTACCAGAAGGGCTACTGGGACTACATGCAAAGCTCATATTTCTTCTGCTGCCCCTTCTTCTATTACGGGGGATGGGGAATGAACCAGCAGGCCATGTGTGAGATGCAGCATGGCATCCAGCTCCTGAACCAGGCCAACGCCTATGGATCCCATGGAGCCCAGATGGAAGCCCAGGCCCAGGAGCTCATGCGCAGGGCTGAGGATATGAAAAGGCAGGCCCTCGACAAGGAAAAAAAGGCACTTTCCCTCAAGGCTGAAGCGAAACAAGACAGGCTTGAGGCACAGAAGCTCACCTCAGAGGCCCAGGAAGAGATGGATTCGTCCTACGCTTACAAGCTCCAGGCCAGGCATGAGCATGAAGAGGGCCAGGCCCTCACCGGCCAGGGATCGCAGCTCAAAGAAGAAGGCGAAGTCCTGATGGAAGAAGGAATCGATCTGGCCCAGGAAGGCAGAACCATACAGGAAAGCAATATTGCCGGTTTCCAGGAAGGGCTTGACGCGGAAAAAACCGCCGCGGAATCGGGGCAGGAAGCGCGGGGAGATATCGGGGAAGCCTTCGCTCAAGAAACAAAGGCCCATGCCGCAGAGCGGCGGGGAGTAAGGAAATTCAGAAAGGGCCTCGCCCTCGAGCAGGAAGCAAGAATCAAGGAGCAAGAGGGTCTCTCATCGATAAAGCTCGGCTTCAAAACATCAAAAAAAGCCCGGGAGCTTGAGCAGAAGGGAATAGGCGAGATACAGCGGGGAATACTCACGGAAAATCGGGGGAGGGTAAAAGAGAAAGAGGGACTGGCCCGCCTTGAGGAAGCCCGGAAGCTCAAAGTTTCCGGTGACAGCCTCGCGGCACAGGGCGCCGCCCATACCTCCGAGGGACTGGAACTTGAACTGCAGGCCTATAAGGAGATTACCGAGGGCCTCCAGGCCCAGAAGGCCGGCAAGATCATCCAGGACAAGGGAATGGAGTACCTCCGCATGGCCGATGAAGCCGAAGAGAGCTCTCGGTAGAGGCCTCACCGGCCTCCATGAAGCCCGCCCCTCCGGACAACACTCACATGAATCCTCCATCCCACATTGAAGAGCGAAGACTACGGCAGATCATCCAGGAGAATCCCCGTGACAGCTCGGCTTTTTACAGGCTCGCCCTGCTCTTGGAAGACCACCACTCCTATGAAGATGCCCTTGCCACCCTGAAGAAGGCCCTTGCCATTGATCCCGCTTTTAACAAGGCCTTCACCCGCTCGGTGATGCTCCTCCACACCACAAGCGGAAAACGGCGGGGGAAGTGGATTTTCACCACACCCTCGGGTGCCGAGCACCCGGGAAAAATGCCGGTTCTACCCGACGAATGCCGCTTCAGGATGTATGAAAAAGGGAGCGAGGTGCTCCTTGTTCCTTTCATGCAGCGCTTTGGAAAGGCTGCGCAGTTCCTTGACGAGGGAAGAGAGGAGGAATGGAAAGCCCGCCATCTTCCTGAATCCTTCAGGGAAAAAGCGATCCTCACCTTCCGGAAGGCCCCCCCCCCTGGAATCTCTCTCGATGCCTCTTCCCTCACCGTGGAGCTGGGCACCGATTTCAGGGATCTCTTCAGGGATATCTCGCTGAGAGCCGTCCATCTCACGGAGCGCTTCAGGAAAGAGAAGGGCATTGCCCTTGCCCCCCCTGCATTCAGAGTCACCAGGTCCCTTCCCGCCGACCGCTTCAGGGTGATTTCGGGGCCTTACCTTCTCGGCCAGGGGGGCATAAAAAAAGACCATCTTCTTGCCGCCAGGGAGCATCAATCGGCGCCGCCGTCACTTGTACCCGGTGTAGACACCTCCATCGATGCCCTGGGCCTCAAGGGAAGGTGGATCGGCAGGGAGGGGAAGAAGCAGGCTGAGAGCGAGGGTTTCCACGTATTTGAGGCCATTCCCCTTATACTGGAGACCGCATACCGCCTCATGGAGGACCATCTTGATCTGCTGTGGAGCGAGAGCCACACGGGGCGCTTCATGGAGTTCCTCAGCAAAGAGAGGCCCCGGACTCCCTGGAAAACCCTTGAAACCACCCTTTCCCTGGCAGCCCTCACGGGCCTCATAAGGCATGCCCTGCGGGCAGGCGCCGCGCCGGCAGAGCTCCCTTACTGCCTGGAGCACCTCATCGAATCGGCTCATGACGATGAATATTCCATGGCATGCCTGCTCTGGAATCGCACTGTCGATCTCGAGGGAATACGCATGCTCGCCCAGAAAGGGGCTTTCCAGGCACTTTCAATCGCTCCGCAGCTTGAAGAAAACCTTCTCATATTCCTGGGCACTCATGGTGACGAATCAGTCGGTGATAAGCTCTTTCCCTTCTCCACGGTGCTTGATCAGCTCAGAGACCTGTCCTCAAAAATCCTGCAGCTCGGAAAAAGACCGATGCTGATCTGCGATTCATTCCTGCGGCCTTTCATTTCGGAGTGCATGAGGATCTTCCCAGAGCTCCTTATTCTCTCAAAAGAGGAAGCCTCAATAATTCCCCCGCAGCAGATTTTTTACGAAATCAACGAGCACCCCCTGGCCCTCAGGGCCGCAGCGCACCAGCATGTCGAGTCGGCCCTCTCATTCTACCCGGCACCTTCCGGGAATAACCCTTTTCAGGACAGGGACAGGATTTCCTTTGCCTCCTTCTTCAAGGAAGAGGAGAGGCTCCTGGTGGATATCGAAGCGGCAATGATAGAGCGGTGTGAGGCCATGAGCACCGTCCTCATATATTACCAGGAGATGGGATACCGCTACGAGGGCCTCCTGTCTGCCAGCGTCACCGGCAGCGAAGGAGGAGTCCACGAGCCCGCGGAGTTCGTCCAGTCCTCACCTTTCAGCGTGGAGCTCGGCCGGGCCTATGCCCCCCTCCTGGCAAACAAGGAGGAGCTGAAAAGGCATGTTGAAGGCATGCGCTCCCTTTTCTCTGAAAAGTACTCGGTGATACTTCCTGAAATCCATTTCCACGTGGACCCTGCGATGGAAGAGAGCACTATCTCCCTGCTGTTCAGGGGAAAACCCCTTTTTTACTCCACCATGCAGGACAATCCCGCCCTTACCCACATCCTCGGCGGTGAAAAGATCGTGGAAGACCCAATAGAGGCTTTCATGGCAAGCCTCGCCCTGGTGATGGAGAACCACCTCGCGGATTTTATTGATTATGAGATCACCGCTGATTTCCTGGAGAGCCTGAAAGGAGCCTGTGAAGGCGGTGCCGAAGCGCCTGTTGAGAGGGTAGCCCCGGTGCTCAGATCGCTTTTCGAGGAGAAAGTGCCCTGCAGGAAAAAGGACTTCATCGCGGCAGAAATCGAAAGCCTCTCCAGGAAGGGCGCCTCCTGCGGTGAAATCGTGGAGAGCATCAGAGAAGGCCTGAAGGAAGAGCTGCTTGAGCCCTTTCTCTCAGAGGAAAAGAGGCTTCCCGCTGTTCCCCTTGGCGATGACATGGAGATTATCCTGAAATCGCCTCTTTTCGAGTATCTGTTTGATGGCCAGGACGCCTCCTGCATGAAAGAAAGAGACTACATCGCCGAGCTCATAGCGAAAGAATACGAAGCGACGCCGGGCAGCAGAAGAAAGCTGCCCATCATGTGCACAAAATCTCTCAGGAAGCCTCTTTTCCATCTTCTGAAGCCCTGGCTTCCCGGTGTGGTCATTCTGTCACGAGATGAGGCTGCCGGGAGCGAGATTCAGCCTGCAGGCGTCATAGAAGCCTCAGAGGGTTTCAGGAAATTCATCTTTGACGAGATCCTCAAGCAGGGCATTCTCTCTGACCACTCCCACCTTGAAAAGGAGCTGGCGCGGAAGCTCACGGAGCTTCTGGAGCACCAGGAAAAGGAGCACGGGGAGGAGGAGAAGGCAGAGAGAGAGAGAGACTTCATCACCATCACCATGAACCCGGTCTTTTTTGAGAGCCTTGGAGGCGAAAGGGATAAGACGGGGTTCTCCTCCACCATTCTCTTCCTCAGGGAATGGCTGGGGAAGGTGACGGGAAGAAAGGTCCCGCAGGTCCTCGTGGCACTTGATGACGAGGCCCTTCCTGAGCAGGCTGAGCTCTCGCCTGGCACCGGCAGGACCCTCCGCATCACCATACCCCGGGGATGCGCTCTCAGCTTCTCCAGGGGGATACAGGGCTTTGCAGGCTCATCGGTGCCGCCTGCACCGCCGTGCCTGCAGGGCTGCTGGCATGAGGAAAAAATCCCCCGGGAACAGAATGACCGCATTCAGGTCAGCGCCCTCGAATATATCCTTCTCGCCCTCTTCACCCTTCTAAAGAACAGGCTCTGCCAGGCACCCCTCGCGGCAGGGCAGAAGAAAAATCTGCAGCGCAGGGCTGCGGAGTGCGGCCTGATGGAAGACGATAGTGAAGCGGTCCTTCATATGGCAGCCACGGCCGCCGATATCCATCCCGCCCAGGTCTGCGGCGCCCTTTCGCCCGGCATGGCACTTGTCCTCGGCGACAGGGGTCTCAAGGAGAGAATTCTCGAGCTCCTGTCACCGGTACGGGAGGCCTCTCTCAATGCTGAAGGCGGGATCCTGCACGCGGTCGTCGCAGAAGACGATCTCGCCGCCTTTCTGCGCGGTTACATGCGCGAGGCCTCACCGCAGGAGATTGAGCGCTTCCGCCCCCCCTCGCTTAAAAAAGTGGCCGGGGCCTTCGCTGCTTCCCTGCTGCGTCTCCTGCGGACAGGACGCCGCGCGGTGGCCGTTGTTCCCTTCGAGCTTGAGCCGATGCTGCAGGGCCTCCTCGCCTCCATTGTTCCCCAGGCTATAGTGCTCCCCAGGGAGTTCATATCAGCTAAGACCTTGATTGAGCCCTTTGAGACAGTCCCTTACAAGATCCTTTTCGCTCCCCTGGAAGACGAGGAGGAGACCGGTCCAGAAACTTTCACCATCGCTCTTGACGAGTTCTACCTTTTCCTGGCCCTTCTTGCAGATGAGAAGGGTGACACGGAAAAATCAGGGCATTTCTGCGAGGCTGTCACAGGCTTCTTCCCCTTGCACCCCCTTGCCCTCTGGCGGAATGCCTTTTCCCTCCAGAGGAGGGGAAACCGCGACGAGGCAGCAAAAACAAGGGAGATGGCTCTCCGCGCGCTTCCCGAGCTGCCCTTCATCGATCCGGCTTATTATATGCCTGAAAGCGCCAGGTGGGAGAGCGAGAAGGCCTTCCTGGAGGCGTCAATGAGGGAAGCCCCCCTGCCTGTCCATCAATACCGCCACCTCTATTGCACTTTCATGGAGGGCGCGGCCGGGGACAGCCTCAGTATTCCCCATGAGCTCTTCGACAGTCTTCCCTTTGATGACGAGCTCCTCGTCCTCGCGGGGAACATTGCGGGCGACAGGGAAGACTACCGCGATGCCCTTGCATGGTACAGGAAAGCCCTTGCATTGAACGGGAGCAACAGGGAGGCACTGAGGGGATGCGCAGGAGCCCTCGCAGAGGACAGTGAATTTGAAAAATCCTGGAAAATCTACCGAACACTTGCAGGGGAGAGCCCCTTCGATGACAGGATGCTGTATGACAGCGCAATGGTCCACATGGACAGGGAGGATTACCACTCGGCGCTTGCCTGTGCAGAGACCATTCTCGCCATGGACAGTGAAAATGCCGATGCCTTCTTTTTGAGAGGCCGCTGCTGGGGAAGCCTGGGGAAGACATCCAGGGAAATAGCGGACCTTACAAGCGCCCTGGTCCTTGAGCCTGACAACATTCTCTTTAACCGCACCATGGGGGAGCTCC comes from the Candidatus Eremiobacterota bacterium genome and includes:
- a CDS encoding ankyrin repeat domain-containing protein; its protein translation is MGKTCSRCGRDNRDDARYCDMCAVSLVEGVGAPAPDMLDEVKKNSIACVKACIERGCDINSSDDEGYTALHHSVIDAHPELVEVLLASGADPGIANNEKLTPLHSAVFNNHPGIAGMLIAGGARADAQDKVGFSPLHIASITGEVGIMEMLVFGGADVNIRDRLGFTPLHIAATRGNVGAVEFLLKHKADVNACQHNGMTPLHSAAFYGQQKVAELLITGGAEVNAHDERGTTPLKLAIQKGHEATAGFLRIYGAL
- the glgB gene encoding 1,4-alpha-glucan branching protein GlgB; this encodes MATTANLDQIYSVIYADLRDPFTVLGGHEIKHDNKTIVSVRTYLPDIESAFIVDNDRNKEYEMEKVHPYGFYERIFLDRDKLFSYSIKTIDSEGATLVFRDPYSFLPVISEEDLYLYNEGNLHYAYNRLGAHTMNIGGVEGVLFAVWAPTARRVSVVGNFNNWDGRRHMMRLRGSSGIWEIFIPGLKEGLLYKYEIFSARRQVIMKMDPYAFCTELVPNTASYVYDIEKHKWHDGKWIEARKKKDYHNEPMSIYEVHLGSWMRIPEDDNRVLTYRELAHKLVEYVKEMGYTHIELLPIAEHPFGGSWGYQVSGYFSPTSRYGTPEDFMYFVDYCHQNDVGILLDWVPAHFPKDAHALAWYDGTGLYEHADPRKGEHQDWGTLIFNYGRNEVKNFLLANALFWIDKYHLDGLRIDAVASMLYLDYSRQPGQWIPNKYGGKENIEAIEFIRKLNEVIYSYYPGVTMIAEESTAWPQVSAPVYLGGLGFGFKWNMGWMNDMLSYMSKDSIFRKFHQNMLTFSILYAFSENFVLPLSHDEVVHGKGSLIGKMPGDVWQKFANLRLLYGYMFAHPGKKLLFMGSDFGQVREWNHDSSLDWHLLSYEPHEGLHTFMQDLLRLYRNEPSLYELDCHYTGFEWIDFNDAAHSIVSFVRKDKSQRKLLLFVFNFTPVPHRNYRIGVPSSGFWQEVFNSDSGRYWGSNIGNAGGLWAEPVPVHHREFSLNLRIPPLGMIVFKIELPEPEPEELPEKAAEETAEPKEAGEKASVPEGEGIDEPSRASLEKKAKKGKK
- a CDS encoding MBL fold metallo-hydrolase, with protein sequence MAKITFLGAAQTVTGSKHLLSLTGHRVMVDCGLYQGLKPLRMRNWEPFPLPPDSIDAIVLTHAHIDHCGFLPRLALQGFRGKVFATPATCDITKIMLPDSGRLQEEEARYANKEGVTKHSPALPLYTEEDAKRCLALLSPVPYDRPFLPFAGLELAFREAGHILGSAMVEARFTEEGKATTVVFSGDLGRLSAPILRDPATIKEADFLVLESTYGDRLHTDIDRKQALAGAIVNTLKRRGVVLIPSFAVERTQELLYILHILKAHRDIPNVPVYVDSPMAVSVTKIFSRYRDLYDSEANELIKAGEDIMGATTIKFCQSVEESKKLNSLQGPMIILSASGMATGGRILHHLKTRLGDARNTVLLVGYQAVGTRGRRLQEGEKSIKIFGEKVDVKAEVASIDGFSSHADYGEIMSWLSGFTRAPKKVFLVHGEEASLEGLKKTITEKLGWEVHVPAYQEEVAL
- a CDS encoding glucose-6-phosphate isomerase, with the translated sequence MKKITLDYTRVMKTLSSQDFDKIAPEVRKAKETVDTRSGPGKEYLGWLDLPTRMDPAELEDIQKTAFEVRGNSDALLVLGIGGSYLGARAALSALLSNFHNESSTSSAAQLPRIYFVGCEVSPAYFADLLDVLKGRRITINVVSKSGTTTEPALAFRLLKDIYINKFGKEEAKRRVIATTDKSKGALKRLADREGYKTFVIPDDVGGRYSVLTPVGLLPIAVGGIDIKQMMEGARDAVKLAAETDFNKNVPCMYAAIRNLLLSKGKGIEILASFEPGLHYMGEWWKQLFGESEGKDNKGIYPDSLDFTTDLHSMGQYIQDGVRNLFETFLWSEEERASVIIPHDDQNLDNLNYLEGKSLHFVNSTAVEGVAAAHQEGGVPNMTIKLPAITPYYVGQLFYLFEYACAVSGYMLGVNPFNQPGVESYKKNMFALLGKPGFEAQYEALKKSKAHQASYEV